A stretch of DNA from Carassius auratus strain Wakin unplaced genomic scaffold, ASM336829v1 scaf_tig00019516, whole genome shotgun sequence:
aatccgtgaactcgtactagatcgatgtactctgGGTTTTGACgtcacagcacgcgaaacaacagTGACAGCccctacggatgcagtgtttatgcaagtggtacatgttgaaaattacattttaggacactgtaacgttgcaataaaattaataatctagctaaATTTCCTTGCGCACAGAAAATTTTTTTGAGCTATCTAATATTTTGACACTTAATTTCCATGATATAAATATTCTTAagaattaaaagtttgtttttatttgaaagtgtGTTGGCTTTCTTGCATTATTATGCTTTCATATTATGGTTATatattcagttaaataaaatgaccaagcattatttaaaggtgctgtatataattgtttgtttgtacaaagcataaaaataccataatatgtttgtaGATATTTAGGAATCATGTTAAGTTATCATACTTGTTTCTCCAAAAAACAACGCTGCATCCAGTTACTCTGCTTTAAAATGTGCGTTCCGTGtatgaatgtctgtttttgtttggttCTGTGTGATTCTGCCCATTGTCAGTTTACCCAATAGTTTTTCAACACCCCGGGTTGCCAATTGGTGGAAAAtggcatatttaatttttttggttgcTTTTAGTAATGTCTGACTTTTTATTAGTAGGGAATGCTTATGCAGAACCGCTACCAGCAAtgattaatttgtacatttttgcatcctatttttaatatacattcctGATGTTATTGAGAAAAACTTATGACGAGCATGTCATTGATTAGGAAATAGTATTTGTTATCTTTAATCACTTACCTGAAACATATTTGATGCAGAATGAATCATTTTCAGCTGCATTAAGTCACATGACGTTTGGACAATGTTAACCAATAAccaaacagttatttatttatttagtaaaaatgcATCAGTAGAATTAGAAATGCATTAGTAGAATGGCTTCATTCCATTCTGGCTCAATTTTCAATGTCCAATAAACAATCTGTGTTTATCATTTCCTctaaaaactctttttaaaactaAAGAATACCACTCACATTCTTCAGAAAATGCTAATCGAGTTTATTAAAAtggcttgaatttgaatattgtgttgttttcatatgcAGTAATGAGACTGTGGTTTAATACTGAATATATCTAGATAAAGATATTTCAGTGCACCAATATCACAGTTTAGTTTATTTGTGTTACTTAAGGAATAACAGAATATCGCCTGCATACATAGTTGGTTAATAATTCATTAAGTTCATGCATAAATCATGAAAAGGGGCCAGTCTTTAGCGCCAGTGCTGGAAAAAGAGGGGGTCTGAAGTTTCTTAATGGTACAAATTGCATCAAAGAAAatttttctgatatatatatttttttctttacgtCAAAAGTCCAATGATTTATGAACGTGGCACAGTGGTTAAAAATCTATACTTATAACAGATAGGATGTAgcttaaaatactgtaaaacatgatTAATAAACCATCCAAATGTATTTATCGTTGTTTTATTTAAGATAGATAATTTAGATTATTtacaatataagtaaataaatacgtgtatttttttattcatatttatttatattatatatttctatataaatgtaatatttttatatttacatttttatttctattttatttattaaatacaatatcataagtaaataaatgcattatttagatttattttattaatctttatttagattcaaaagtttaaataaatattaaatatttgtatgtttacattttttatttctatttcatttatttttctatatatattttttattatatactattttttatttttaataaactactTAAATTTGACTCTAGTAACAAGTTTACTGcaaggtgttttgtgtaaaagcaTCAGCTGTCTGTCTCTGCAGGTCTAGGCCATGGGTGGAACCAAGAGTAAGCCCAAAGACCTCAGCCACCGTTCCCGGAGTCTGGACGATGGCTCCGGAGGACACCATCATAGTCCCAACCAGTCGTCCTTCACGCCCAACCGGAGCCCACCGGTGGACGGCCCTAGACGCGGCACCCAGCCCAACATCATCTGTGCGGAGCAGGCGCTGTTTGGAGGAGTGAACTCGATCAATAGTACCACGTCCCCTCATAGGGTCGGCACGCTTTCCGGTAATGCAGCTCGGTCTGATCAGTGACCTTACACTTCTGCTTTTGCTGACCTTCTGTATTAGGGCCAAGACATCTGAAGGGTGAATTAACTGAACAGTTGCACCATGCATGGAAAGCAGGAAACGTGCACCTTATTCACTATAGTGCTTTTCTTAATCTAAATTAGGCTCATTAAAGATTtggtgtataatatatatatatatatatatatatatatatatatatatatatatatatatatatatatatatatatatatatatatatataataataacaggtGCAAAAATGTTAATGGATTATTTGTTTAAATCGCATGAATGAGAATCACAGGAAGTGAatcttagactttttttttagtcttttacTAAGACGCCACATCAGAGCTTTAATGAACCATCTGATGTATGCTGCTCACTAAAATAGCGCGGGATTTTGCAAACTCCTAAGCTCTGATCTGATTGGCCGGTGTTCCAAGATCTCTGACAGTGGAGGATGCAGAAGTTTTGTCCGTCTGTGTGGAAACAAATTTGTGTGCATGATACCCAGCTGTTACAGTGAGCCAATTTCTGCTTAATGTCCACAAAATGACTGGTCTTTTTCGGTCATTAGTATTAATCTAAATGAATTAATATTGTCTATACAACCATTTTGAAAACTGCTTCACCattatttaaatactgtacatgttaaaaaataaataaaaggcttttattaaaaatattatgttttataataagtaattaagtaaataatactgtacatgtattaCTGGTAATATCATTATTATAGTAGTATAAttatcatatatgtgtgtgtgtgtgtgtgtgtatatatatatatatatatatatatatatatatatatatatatatatatatatatatatatatatatatatatatagttcatgtTTTAGTAGttttctgtttttgtcatttttattagattttgtttAATATGTCTGCATAGTATTTATAGTCCTTATTTTTTTAtctccattttgtttattttagtacattaaattaaactgaatgaaaataatCCTTtgcttaactgaaataaatatttaattatgtatctcagttgataaaatatatgtattatattattgatttttatatacatttgatttcagttaataaaataggttttctaaatcatttatttttataaaaaaattttatgttgcttttatttttttcaattaataaaatacattttttattaaaaaaacaatcgttgatttgtattttatttcaatttatttcaataataatttttttatttttttatttttttagttaactataataaccctgattgcAGCATTACTTTTAATAGACcagcatgcaaaaaataaatccgATTCACCCGCTTCTTAGGTGCCACTTCGACACTTCTAATGCTGGCAGTCAAGAGTCTGACTATGCAAGTCTAGACTATTTTTAGATGCCCATTTTCATTGGGAATCCAACATTGCATTATATTACTTAGGTTAATCAAATTTCCCTGCTGAAGTTTTTGAGTTGCATGCATCAATGCTGTATGTTTGTCTCTTGTATTTTTCCATAGGCGGCGTGACCACGTTTGTGGCTTTGTATGACTACGAGTCACGAACCGCCTCTGATTTGTCATTCAGGAAAGGAGAACGACTCCAGATCGTCAATAACACGTAAGGGggaaacacacacccacactcatGCAAAAACAACAGGGCTCAGGAGAGCAATGGACACACCCACTGatgcagacatacacacacactcacatcctAGAGTCTCTCATCTGTCTGACTGctgtagccccccccccccccccctcctctgCGGTAACCATAGGAACTGGCTCCCTGTGAAGGCACTGTATTTGTGGGATGACGGCTTTTTGTTCTCTGGATTCCATTTTTGGTCTTCCTGTGCACACTAAAAAAGCTCAGCTGCACGTCTTTACCTCCACTTCCCCTCCCAGACCAAAGGGAGCATTTTCCTTCCTTTCTCCACCTGCGTTTCACTTCCTTATTCCAGTGTTCAGTGCTACAGTTAAGAGAATAAAAACACTCTCAGTAACATCCTCTTGGTTTCGGCACAAAGCGGACCTGGGGAATTGCTTTTTTTAAGTCAGGCCAATGCAGTGTGATATATGGGTGAGcctgaaacagaaacagaacatggggggggggggggggtatttcaacacaaaatcaagAGAAAGTAAtgagaaataatatttcacattttgtttttagtAACATTAATATGTTTTACATTGTAATGTTATTTTCAGGACAATCTAAGCAGCTCATAAGTTGGAATTCATTATGAAAACAAGAACAAGAAACAATGTGTTATACTGCTATTTATTTAAGCCAATTTAGATGTTAAATTTGATCTTTGGAACACAGTATATATTAGTGTATTACAGTACCGAGAACCATCtttgaaaaagattttttttttttttcacagaaaaaaaatggggtgaaaaaatgagaaaataaaaagcttaaatcacaaaaaaaaaagttggagtcagtaagattttaatgtttttgaaagaaggccatatgctcaccaagactgcgcttttttatttatatatatatatatatatatatatatatatatatatcagtttattcaagtctttactgtaatttttgatcaatttaatgcatgcttgctgaataaaagtattaattcatttaaaaagaaagattttACCAATGCCAAACTTTTTAATAGCAGTGtgaatataatttgttttcatgaaagAATTATGAGCCCTTTTTCATGAACTGTGCAGATTATGGGTTTGAATATGCCTGATGAATCATTAATTGAATGAATTTAGTCACAATTAGCATGATTCATTTAATGATCTAAGTCATTACTTGCAATCATACCAGACTTGAAATGAAGCATACTTAATGCACACTTAAGGTTCACGAAACTGAAATCGCCATCATTGCAGCAACATGTAAAGATACACATGTGCAGGTTTTTGTAATagatgttaaaacattttaaaatattttttttgtattaaaacaaatGACCAAAATAGTGTAGTAGTTCAAAACCATTTATGTGGATTTAGAACAATCTGGATGTTTTCATGAAATTCACCTTTTAAACCATAACCAGTCCGCACCGATGTCCATAACCCTTCCCAGAAGCTCCTGATAATAAAGTAATCAGCTTTTTAACAAAATCACAGAGCTGCTCCGGCTTATCGCTGGGACCTCAGAGTCATGTGTCAGCACACAATTAGAGATAATCAAACGCACATTACTCAAATTGTTTTCCATATTTTTAGTACTCGACATGATG
This window harbors:
- the LOC113076261 gene encoding proto-oncogene tyrosine-protein kinase Src-like; translated protein: MGGTKSKPKDLSHRSRSLDDGSGGHHHSPNQSSFTPNRSPPVDGPRRGTQPNIICAEQALFGGVNSINSTTSPHRVGTLSGGVTTFVALYDYESRTASDLSFRKGERLQIVNNTRKLNP